One Bombus fervidus isolate BK054 chromosome 2, iyBomFerv1, whole genome shotgun sequence DNA segment encodes these proteins:
- the LOC139997932 gene encoding uncharacterized protein, translated as MLCNSETDRSSKTSQILYLSLFLFCISIQLTSCVSDTSYNATTTMLTNNTSNNSVGDDLYVIKAMVYEIGILTDADNATNDTTERQEVKLSFYNSPIEDNGSS; from the exons ATGTTGTGTAACAGTGAAACTGATCGAAGCTCCAAAACTTCTCAAATATTGTACTTatcattgtttttattttgtatatctaTACAGTTAACGTCATGTGTGTCCGATACAAGTTATAATGCAACAACTACTATGTTAACGAATAATACATCAAATAATTCAGTTGGTGATGACtt ATATGTCATAAAAGCAATGGTATATGAAATTGGTATATTAACAGATGCAGATAATGCAACTAACGACACTACTGAAAG GCAAGAAGTTAAACTCTCATTTTATAACTCTCCTATAGAGGACAATGGATCATCATAG
- the LOC139997931 gene encoding uncharacterized protein: MSRRNEKEDLKILQELIPNATPESLRIFRDCMRTEALYNAALPYGIISAAAAHMLIPKTQGMLKPVITAVVGVTMSLVGKLFYTPKCYQKAFGTTEPLTRRQLHQADNINRQEQQSKYLVSSTDNLQEEESVWDNIDTQFESYPNEFGDISGNLQEESTNEQQGKKRVTYDDLWMQHREQQMKSQYSDIQNYLSTNNARREPVRRQQTKFPQKSAVPETEFDEKETWN, from the exons ATGTCTCGACGAAACGAGAaggaagatttaaaaatattgcaagAATTG ATTCCTAACGCTACACCAGAATCATTGCGAATTTTTCGAGACTGTATGAGAACAGAGGCTTTATATAACGCTGCACTTCCTTATGGAATTATATCTGCAGCAGCAGCACATATGCTGATTCCTAAGACACAAGGAATGCTAAAACCTGTTATAACAGCTGTTGTAGGTGTAACAATGTCCTTAGTTGGAAAACTATTTTATACACCAAAATGTTATCAAAAAGCATTTGGTACCACGGAACCATTAACAAG GAGGCAATTACACCAAGCTGATAATATTAATCGACAAGAACAGCAGAGTAAATATCTTGTATCTTCCACTGATAATTTACAGGAAGAAGAATCAGTTTGGGATAATATTGATACCCAATTTGAGAGCTATC CAAATGAATTCGGTGATATAAGTGGTAATTTACAAGAAGAGTCAACAAATGAGCAACAAGGAAAGAAGCGTGTAACATATGATGACTTATGGATGCAGCATAGAGAACAACAAATGAAGAGCCAGTATAGCGATAttcaaaa TTATCTCTCCACAAATAACGCAAGGAGAGAGCCAGTTCGAAGGCAACAGACGAAGTTTCCACAAAAATCAGCAGTTCCTGAAACAGAATTCGATGAGAAAGAAACGTGGAATTGA